TTCCCAATGGCAATAGCCCAATCACCGACTTTCAGCTGATCGGAATTCCCAAAGGTAAGATAAGGAAGGTTATCAGCTTTGATTTTAATAACAGCTAAATCTGTTTTAGGATCGAGGCCAATAACTTTAGCGGGATATTTTTGCCCATCATGTAGAGTAACATGGATTTTCCCAGCGTCTTCAACAACGTGGTTATTTGTCACTACATAACCATCAGAAGAAACTATAAAACCGGTTCCACGAACAGCCTCTTTAGACATTGGGCGTTCTTTTTGAGAGGGCAAACCAAAAAATCGATTGAAAAATTCATCATTAAAGTAATCAAAAGGATTGTCATACGGCCCTTTACGCCCTGGAGTAGGCTGTACAGGACGATTACACTTAGGAAAACTTTCAATGTAAACAACTCCTGGAGTTGCATGTTCGGCAACCTTAGAAAACCCTCCAGAAATCTCTTTCAGCAGCACCTCCTGAGGCACCTCCGTTATACGACTCTCCTTTTTCACAGCAGCAAATCCTGAAGGAGAAACCGTGGAAATACTTAAAAAAATCGCTGTAGCTAATAATAAATATAGTGGTTTCTTCGTCATACCTTTTTTCCCTGCCTCTAGGTAGGCTCTAGATTGCACCTAGAACCATTTCTTACTTTTTCTTGCAAGCTTGTACAAGATCCGAATACTTTGCAAATATGGATTTTAAAAATCAAAGTATAATATCTTACAGGCTTTTTTGGATATAATTACGAAAAGCGGATTATATTGTAGCCTGATATTACCACAAAGAATTTTTATCTTAAGAATTTGCTGAAAATAGATAAGTATTGTCTTGAAACAACCTGACAATAAGAAAAACCAAAGAAGCGTTTCTTAATTTTATAAACTTATATGTTCTTATAAAACATATAAGTTTATGTTTCTCGGAAAAAATTAGATGCTGGAGAAGATTATAAGGAGCTAAGTATAGCCTCTACGGTTTCTCCAATGAGAGCTGGGGAATCTACAACAGAGACTCTTGCGTTTTTCAAAGCCTGTTTTTTACTTTTAGCATCTCCGGAATTTCCGGAAATAATAGCTCCTGCATGTCCCATACGTTTACCTTTAGGGGCAGTTTCCCCAGCGATAAATGCGACAACAGGCTTTGTGCAGTATTTCTGAATCCATTCTGCGGCCTCTTCTTCAGCGCTTCCTCCGATTTCTCCAATCATTAAAATAAGCTCTGTTTGAGGATCATTTTGGAATTCTTCAAGAACATCGATAAACGATGTTCCATTTAAGGGATCTCCTCCTATACCTATGCAAACGCTTTGTCCTATACTTCGTTGTGTTAACTGCCAAACGGCTTCATAAGTAAGAGTTCCTGATCGAGAAACAACGCCAACATTTCCTGGAAGATGGATATATCCTGGCATAATGCCAATTTTACATGCTCCTGGTTTGATAATCCCTGGACAGTTGGGTCCTATAAGCCGCGAGGAGCTATTTTGCATAACGAGGCTAACTTCGAGCATATCTTTTACAGGAATGCCTTCGGTAATACAAACGATTAAGTCTATCCCTGCAGCTGCAGATTCTAAAATAGCTTCTGCAGCATAAGCAGGAGGCACGAAAATCATAGATACTCGGCAATTTGTAGCGTGTTTTGCTTCTAATACCGAGTCGTACACCGGGAGATTCAGATGAGTAGTGCCTCCCCTTCCTGGAGTCACCCCAGCAACAAAATTCGAACCATAAGCAAGACATTGCTCGGTATGAAAAGAGCCTGCTTTCCCTGTGATTCCTTGAGTGATTATTGGTATTTGTTTACTTAATGAGCAGAACATAGAACTCCCTAAACTTGTTTACTCAATGCGACGGCTAGTTGTGCCCCTTCATTCAAGGAATCTGTAAATTTACATGGAATTCCTGACTTCTGGACAATTTCTTTTCCTAGTTCTACATTTGTTCCTTCTAAGCGTATTACTGTAGGAATGAGATTGTCTCTTGTTTGCATCACGGCAACAAGCCCTGAAGCTACTGCAGAACAATCCATAATTCCGCCAAAAATATTAATAAAAAGAACTTTTACATTTTCATCTGATAAGACTAAGGAAACAGCTTCTTGAATTTGAGTTTCTGTTGCGCCTCCTCCAACATCTAGAAAATTCGCAGCCGATCCCCCATGAATTTTAAGAATATCTAATGTACTCATGGCTAATCCTGCACCATTCACTAAACATCCGATATTTCCATCTAGAGCAATATAGGAAAGTCCTATTTGCTTAGCGAGAACATCGCGGACATTTTCCTGAGAGGGATCGTACAACACTTCAAGTTTAGGATGACGGTATAGGGCATTGTCATCGATAGTAACTTTAGCATCTAAAACTAAGAGATTCCCTTCTTGGGTTAGGATTAGGGGATTAATTTCAAGTAGGGAAGCATCGTTATCATAAAAACACTGAATAAGCTTTTGAATGAGCTGAACTCCCTGCTTTCCAGTATCTCCCTCCCAGTTCATAAATTTTAGAATCTGTCGAAGTTGGTAATTGTATATACGAGCATAAGGAGTCAAGGGCACTGTTAGCAACTGATCAGGATATTTTTGAGCAACCTCTTCAATATCTACGCCTCCAGCTTTTGATAACATAATTGCTGGACACCGCCGTTTTCTATCCATGATAACTGCTAGATAGTACTCTGTAGCGATATTTACCAAAGGAGTAATGAGAACCTTTTCTACTGGGAGGGCTTCCCCAGAGGTTTGGTTACTGACAAAGCGCATATGCAGCAATTTTTCAACAGCTGCCAATATTTCTGGGACAGATTTAGCAACGACAACCCCGCCATTTTTTCCTCTTCCTCCGGCGTGTACTTGAACTTTAACAACGCCAGAGTTAATGCCCATTTCTTGAATTATTTGTTCACCTTCTTGAACAGAAGATGCTACACGATAGGGAGGAATATCGATATCATAAGATACCAAAAGATCTTTAGCTTGGTATTCATGAAGATGCATAAATAGTCCTTTGAATTTTCCTCCTTATCTTGTATCATTTCTTTTACTTCAACTAACTTTGCTCTAATCAATGTTCAAGTTCTTTAGCAGCAAGATTCAGTCTTTATTTAAAAAAACTCTCTCTACAGATCTCTTAGAATTTGCAGAAAGCTTATTTTATGAGGCAGATTTTGGCTCTGATCTTACCGAAGAGTTATGTTCTCGATTACGCAAGTGCCGTAAACCTGACGAATCTATAGTTAAAGATCTTGTTTCTTCTTTACTTCGTGAAACCTTAGAAAATCTTCCTATTAAAGATCCTTCTACTCAGGGTTCTCCTGTGGTCTCTTTAATGTTAGGAACCAACGGATCGGGAAAAACAACAACAGTTGCTAAGCTTGCTCATTATTACCAGTCTCGCTCTGAAAAGGTTTTAATTGTAGCTACGGATACATTTCGCGCTGCAGGTATGGATCAGATGCGTTGTTGGGCTGAAAAACTCGATTGTGGATTTGTATCTGGGAAACCTGGAGGAGACGCTGCTGCTATTGCTTATGACGGTATCGTTTCTGCTATTTCTCGTGGTTATGATCGTGTGATTATCGACACTTCAGGCCGTCTACATACACATACAAATCTACTTAATGAATTATCGAAAATAGTTTCTGTGTGTAACAAAGCTCTTCCTGGCTCTCCCCATGAAAGACTTATGACTATAGATGCCACTTTAGGAGGGAATGTTGTCGAACAGGTTCGTGTTTTTCATGACACTATTCCCTTATCCGGGTTAATTCTTACAAAAGTTGACGGTTCTGCAAAAGGTGGAACTTTGTTTCGCGTAGCGAAACAATTAAAGATCCCTACAAAGTTCGTCGGTTATGGCGAATCTGTTGGGGATCTTGAAGAGTTTCATATAGATCGGTTCTTAGAAAAACTTTTCCCTTCTTAAAGGAAAAGGTTTTTTAATTTCTTTTCCCTGACGAGGAAAAAATTTGTAGAAGATACCAAAAAACCATAATCACGTTGCAATACATCTTTAATGCGAGAATTAAGGAAAGCTTATAGCTTAAGTCTCCATCATTACCCACAGATTGCGCAACCTTACGGATTGTTTGAGCATCTACAACAGTTAATCCTACAAAAATTACTAATCCTACATAGCAGATTAATAAGTAAAATAGGGGCATATAAACAAATATTGAAGCTATGGCAAATATCAACGAAACGATGACTAAGCCAATAAGAGCAAACATAAGAATTTTGCTTACTTGTGTAAGGTCACTTTTTGTAAATGCTCCATAAGCTGCCGCTATACCAAAAATCAGCCCTGCTGATCCAAAAGCGGCCCAAACGACTCCCCCGCCATACTGAGCAGCATAGACAGGAACAAGCGTTCCGAAAAACAATCCTTCCAAGGCAGAGTAAGACAAAAATAGTCCCATTACTGCAGGAACAGAAAGCTTGTGAATCTTTGCATTGATGTAAAAAGACACTCCTAAAGTGGCAAGACACCAAATCCACCAAAATGAAAATAAACTACGGTATAACCCTGAAAAATATAATCCTAATGATACAAAAGTCGTTACTGCAAGACCTGCGGTCATCCAGCCATATACTCTAGATGTAAAAGTTCCCGGCAAACGAGAATCTTGAGCATAATCACGATCGTATAGTCCCATAGAACCTCCTATACTCACATATAATTAAAAATTAACAAAACTGCTTTGTTTATTTAACCCCATAGTAAAGACTAACCAAATTAATTACTATTACCAAGAGCATTAATAATAAAACAAATCTTCCACCAGGGATTAAATGTTTTTCTTTATAATGGTGTTTTCCATAACGACCTCTCCAGACCATCAGCACGGGAAAGACTCCTATAATTAAGGCGGCACCCACGCCTCCGGCATAATTGAGACATTTGAGAACGATCTCAGGATAGCACATCGACCAAGCTAGAGGAATAATAAACGTTAAAAAGAAAATAGAAAAGTTGTGTGTTTTTTTATTCCAGCGGAAAGCGTCCACTAGGAAATCCATGACTCCCAAAGCGACGCCTAAAAACGAAGAAACCAAAGCAAAAAAGCCAAAAAATTCTCCCGCAACATAAAACATGGAGCATTGCAAGGAGTTTTTCATAGCTTCTACAGCTGTATAGCCTTTTGATTCTGCGCTCATAAGGAAGTTCAGGGGAACAACCCCTAAAACTAAACCTTCCCAAATGATGTATAAAACTAAGGGAATCAGGCTACCAATAACTATAGCTTTCTTTACATCTTTAACTTTCTTATCCATGTAGTAATAAAGTGATGGAACAACACTTTGAAAACCGAAAGAAAGAAATAAAATGGACAAGCCGTCTATGGAGCGTATCCAAGAGGCGCGTAAAAGGAAATCAGGCTGTAGTTGTAGTATGCCGAGAACACAAAATACTGAGAAAGCTATAACCAAACCAAAAACAAAAAAGCGGTTACAGTAATCGATAACTTTGGTTCCTAGCATTAATGCGGGGCATATCAAAATAGCAAAACCTAGAGGTGCTAAGTGGCGTATCCAAGGTATATTTACCCCCTGGCACCCAAAAATACGAAATAGGATGTTTCCTCCCTCACAAAAGTAGGCTATTAATAGGGAGTAAAATAAAAATAGATAGACAAGCCACATGAAAATCTTGCCTATATCCCCCAGGGTATACTGGGCCATCGACAACATGTTTACTTGTTGTTTTTCTTTAAACCAGGTCATAACTTCAAGTAGGCAGAGCCCAGATGCCATGGAAAAAAGCCAAGAAAGAATATAAAGAAGAGTCGTGGGAAGAAATCCTGCATACGCTGTTAATACAGGAACTGCTAACACGCCAGCCCCTATGGCTGTCCCCGCAATAATCAGGGAACCACCTAAAATCTTGCTAGACATAGAAAACCTTTCGTAAATTTGTCTTGGGAATTAAAGATAACTAGAAATGAAATACTAAACTTTTACTCTATTCTACAGTTACAGATTTTGCAAGATTTCTAGGGCAATCTATTTCATTGCCTTTTTGCAACGCCATAGAATAGGCCATAATTTGCCCTGCTATAGTATAAAGAATAGGTGCTACTAAAGGATGACTGTTAGGAATATAAATCTGCGCATCTGAAACAGCAGCAATATCTTGCTGCGATTCTGAAGCTACAGCAATAACATGAGCCTGTCTAGCTTTGACTTCCATGATACAACCTACCATCTTTTCATAGACAATAGGATCACCACAGAAAGTAATTACTGGAGAGCCCTTGCTAATCAAAGCAATGGGTCCGTGTTTCATTTCCCCTGCGGGGTAACAGTTGGCTTCAACATAGGCAATTTCTTTTAATTTTAGAGCAGCTTCCATACAAATAGGATACATTAATCGGCGTCCTAAAAATATGAAGCGGTCTTCTTGATAATACCGCTGCGCCCAGGAATGTAAATCTTCGTTATCTAATAAACGCCGACATAACTCCGGAAGCTCTAACACACCCTTTCCGTAGGAAATTTGTTCTTCTAAGCTCAAAGTTTGTTTAGAAACAGCTAACTTTAGCCCTAATAAAATAAGTAATAGCAACTGCGAGCTAAACGCTTTGGTAGAGGCAACACCAATTTCAATCCCTGCCTCTAAAAAGAGGCAGGAGTCCACTCCTGTGGCTAACGCAGATTCTTCGACATTACAAATCCCTAAAACACAAGCAACTTCTCTACGACGAAATTCTTTTAAGGCTGCTAGAGTATCTGCAGTTTCTCCAGATTGACTGATGAGAATCGCCAATGTATTTTTTCCGATGTATGCTCGGCGATAGCGAAATTCCGAAGCAACCTCCACATGGACAGGAATGGAAACTAACGATTCGATAATATATTTAGCTAAAAATCCCGCATGATAAGAAGAACCACAAGCGACTATAGAAATTTCGTCGAAATTTTCTATAGGAAATCCCTCTAAAAACTTTGGACGAATGCATCCCTGAGCATCTAGATATTTATGAATTAAAGATTCCAAAACTTCGGGCTGCTCATAAATTTCCTTGAGCATGTAATAGCTGTATCCCTGCTTATCCGAAGAAGAATCCGTATAAGCAACCTGCCGAATATCTTTATGAATACGCTTTAATTCAAAATTATAGGTTTCAACGCTATCGGGGCTTATAATTGCCAATTCTCCCGAAGCTAAAGATTGCACATTTTTTGTGTATTTTAAAAATGCTCGACTATCTGAAGCTATAAAGCTCTCTTCTTTACCTAATCCAATGATCAAAGGGCTTTCCTGCGCTGCGCAAAGCAAAACATTAGGGTGATCTTTATGAATCAGCCCACAAGAAAAACTACCTTCAAGTTGGGATAGCGTCCAAGAAAAACTATGAATTAAATCTCCTGTAGCTTGATAGCGAAACGCAAATAGCTGTGCAATCACCTCGGAGTCTGTTTCTGAAGAAAAACGAATACCTTCGGAAAGAAGTCGGGATTTTAATTCTTTGAAATTATCAATAATGCCGTTGTGAACAATAGCGCAGCTATTGTTTTCATCCGTATGGGGATGTGCATTATGTACTGTAGGCACCCCATGAGTTGCCCAACGGGTATGGCCTATAGCTAATGAAGATTGTACATCATCTTTTTCTAAAGAGAGTTGAAGTTCCTCTACTTTTCCTGTTGTCTTTTTTACAAACAGTTGACCAGGAGTAACAGCTGCCAATCCTGCGGAATCATAACCACGATATTCTAACTTAGCTAATCCCTCTAAAACCACAGGAACAGCTAATTTAGACCCTAGATATCCGAATATTCCGCACATACATTACCTTACTCTATAATACCTGCCCCCAACTCAGAATCAACAATATCAGCTATAGTCTTGGCAAGGCAGTCCACTTGATGCTTCTTTAAACCTTCAACCATAACCCTGCAAATATTTTCCGTTCCAGAATATCTTAATAAAACACGCCCTGAATCTCCTAAAGATGCACGAACATCTCTCAAAGCTTCTTGAACCAATGGTAGAGTATCTAAAGGAATTTTCTCTTTTACGAAGACATTAATAAGTGCTTGAGGACTTTTTACAATGGGATAAGTCAAATCTGACAACGTCGATTCACTCTCAATCATAATACGCAACACTTGCAAAGCAGAAACAATACCATCTCCGGTAGTGTTATAATCTAAAAAGATCATGTGTCCACTTTGTTCTCCGCCGAGATTCGCTTCATATTCCAACATGTTTTGCAAAACATGACGATCTCCCACAGGAGAAATCAATGCATCGATTCCCAAGCTTTCAAGATATTTTAAAACCCCGAAATTGGTCATTACGGTAGCTACAACGCGATTGCGATTTAAAAGTTCTTTTTTCTTTAAATCATTTGCGCATATGGCCAATACCATATCGCCATCTACGATTTGCCCTTTTTCATTCACCATAATCACGCGATCACCATCGCCATCTAAAGCAATGCCGATATCTGCCTTATGTTCGATTACGGCTTTCTGAATAACCGAAGGGAATAAAGCTCCACAATTATCGTTGA
This window of the Chlamydia sp. BM-2023 genome carries:
- the sucD gene encoding succinate--CoA ligase subunit alpha produces the protein MFCSLSKQIPIITQGITGKAGSFHTEQCLAYGSNFVAGVTPGRGGTTHLNLPVYDSVLEAKHATNCRVSMIFVPPAYAAEAILESAAAGIDLIVCITEGIPVKDMLEVSLVMQNSSSRLIGPNCPGIIKPGACKIGIMPGYIHLPGNVGVVSRSGTLTYEAVWQLTQRSIGQSVCIGIGGDPLNGTSFIDVLEEFQNDPQTELILMIGEIGGSAEEEAAEWIQKYCTKPVVAFIAGETAPKGKRMGHAGAIISGNSGDAKSKKQALKNARVSVVDSPALIGETVEAILSSL
- the sucC gene encoding ADP-forming succinate--CoA ligase subunit beta — its product is MHLHEYQAKDLLVSYDIDIPPYRVASSVQEGEQIIQEMGINSGVVKVQVHAGGRGKNGGVVVAKSVPEILAAVEKLLHMRFVSNQTSGEALPVEKVLITPLVNIATEYYLAVIMDRKRRCPAIMLSKAGGVDIEEVAQKYPDQLLTVPLTPYARIYNYQLRQILKFMNWEGDTGKQGVQLIQKLIQCFYDNDASLLEINPLILTQEGNLLVLDAKVTIDDNALYRHPKLEVLYDPSQENVRDVLAKQIGLSYIALDGNIGCLVNGAGLAMSTLDILKIHGGSAANFLDVGGGATETQIQEAVSLVLSDENVKVLFINIFGGIMDCSAVASGLVAVMQTRDNLIPTVIRLEGTNVELGKEIVQKSGIPCKFTDSLNEGAQLAVALSKQV
- the ftsY gene encoding signal recognition particle-docking protein FtsY, with the protein product MFKFFSSKIQSLFKKTLSTDLLEFAESLFYEADFGSDLTEELCSRLRKCRKPDESIVKDLVSSLLRETLENLPIKDPSTQGSPVVSLMLGTNGSGKTTTVAKLAHYYQSRSEKVLIVATDTFRAAGMDQMRCWAEKLDCGFVSGKPGGDAAAIAYDGIVSAISRGYDRVIIDTSGRLHTHTNLLNELSKIVSVCNKALPGSPHERLMTIDATLGGNVVEQVRVFHDTIPLSGLILTKVDGSAKGGTLFRVAKQLKIPTKFVGYGESVGDLEEFHIDRFLEKLFPS
- a CDS encoding Bax inhibitor-1/YccA family protein; translated protein: MGLYDRDYAQDSRLPGTFTSRVYGWMTAGLAVTTFVSLGLYFSGLYRSLFSFWWIWCLATLGVSFYINAKIHKLSVPAVMGLFLSYSALEGLFFGTLVPVYAAQYGGGVVWAAFGSAGLIFGIAAAYGAFTKSDLTQVSKILMFALIGLVIVSLIFAIASIFVYMPLFYLLICYVGLVIFVGLTVVDAQTIRKVAQSVGNDGDLSYKLSLILALKMYCNVIMVFWYLLQIFSSSGKRN
- a CDS encoding aromatic amino acid transport family protein; the protein is MSSKILGGSLIIAGTAIGAGVLAVPVLTAYAGFLPTTLLYILSWLFSMASGLCLLEVMTWFKEKQQVNMLSMAQYTLGDIGKIFMWLVYLFLFYSLLIAYFCEGGNILFRIFGCQGVNIPWIRHLAPLGFAILICPALMLGTKVIDYCNRFFVFGLVIAFSVFCVLGILQLQPDFLLRASWIRSIDGLSILFLSFGFQSVVPSLYYYMDKKVKDVKKAIVIGSLIPLVLYIIWEGLVLGVVPLNFLMSAESKGYTAVEAMKNSLQCSMFYVAGEFFGFFALVSSFLGVALGVMDFLVDAFRWNKKTHNFSIFFLTFIIPLAWSMCYPEIVLKCLNYAGGVGAALIIGVFPVLMVWRGRYGKHHYKEKHLIPGGRFVLLLMLLVIVINLVSLYYGVK
- the glmS gene encoding glutamine--fructose-6-phosphate transaminase (isomerizing), encoding MCGIFGYLGSKLAVPVVLEGLAKLEYRGYDSAGLAAVTPGQLFVKKTTGKVEELQLSLEKDDVQSSLAIGHTRWATHGVPTVHNAHPHTDENNSCAIVHNGIIDNFKELKSRLLSEGIRFSSETDSEVIAQLFAFRYQATGDLIHSFSWTLSQLEGSFSCGLIHKDHPNVLLCAAQESPLIIGLGKEESFIASDSRAFLKYTKNVQSLASGELAIISPDSVETYNFELKRIHKDIRQVAYTDSSSDKQGYSYYMLKEIYEQPEVLESLIHKYLDAQGCIRPKFLEGFPIENFDEISIVACGSSYHAGFLAKYIIESLVSIPVHVEVASEFRYRRAYIGKNTLAILISQSGETADTLAALKEFRRREVACVLGICNVEESALATGVDSCLFLEAGIEIGVASTKAFSSQLLLLILLGLKLAVSKQTLSLEEQISYGKGVLELPELCRRLLDNEDLHSWAQRYYQEDRFIFLGRRLMYPICMEAALKLKEIAYVEANCYPAGEMKHGPIALISKGSPVITFCGDPIVYEKMVGCIMEVKARQAHVIAVASESQQDIAAVSDAQIYIPNSHPLVAPILYTIAGQIMAYSMALQKGNEIDCPRNLAKSVTVE
- the glmM gene encoding phosphoglucosamine mutase, yielding MTEKVKQLFGTDGVRGRANYEPMTVEISVLLGKAVAGVLQENRPGKHRVVLGKDTRLSGYMFENALVAGLTSMGIETLVLGPIPTPGVAFITRAYRADAGIMISASHNPYSDNGIKIFSSEGFKISDVIERRIEEMVAHRDFGALPEDYAVGKNKRVVDAMGRYIEFAKATFPKGITLKGLKIVLDCAHGAAYKVAPSVFEELDAEIICYGCEPTGSNINDNCGALFPSVIQKAVIEHKADIGIALDGDGDRVIMVNEKGQIVDGDMVLAICANDLKKKELLNRNRVVATVMTNFGVLKYLESLGIDALISPVGDRHVLQNMLEYEANLGGEQSGHMIFLDYNTTGDGIVSALQVLRIMIESESTLSDLTYPIVKSPQALINVFVKEKIPLDTLPLVQEALRDVRASLGDSGRVLLRYSGTENICRVMVEGLKKHQVDCLAKTIADIVDSELGAGIIE